ATGCTTTGTAGCGGCCAACCGCTGCGCCGCCACAGGGCGACGAACATTTCGCGTTGCAAATGTCGGTCGACATTTTCCAGCGGTGCAAGGTTTAATCGCACTTCGGAGTTCTGCGCAGATACCAAGCAGCGGTCGAGTAATTCTTTCGCGAGCCGTTCGATGAGCTGTTGCGCATCGCCGGCAAGTTGGCTGAGCCGTCTCAGTGCGCCGTCGATCTTAGAATTGTATTTCTCGCGCAACAGCGGCAGCAACTCGTGCCGCAGTCGATTACGGGCGAAGTCGTGGCACGCATTCGTGGGATCAACTCGGTAACGCTGCCCAAGTTTGTCCAAGTATTGCACCACTTCTCCATGGCGCACTTCCAACCAGGGTCGAATCAATGATACAGCTGGCCCCAACGCTCGGGCTCGCGGCATGCCTGCCACCCCGGCCAGCCCTGTGCCCCGTAAAATATTAAACAACACGGTTTCAACCTGGTCGTCCGCGGTGTGGGCCGTCGCCACGTACCGAGCGCCCTGGCATTCGGCTGCGCGCTGGAAAAACTCGTATCGGGCCTCGCGCGCCGCGGCCTCCAAGCCATCGCCTTGGAGTTTTGCTAAACAGGCAACGTCCATTTCTCCGTGGAAGATCGGCAGTTTTAGTTGTGCGGCCAAGTCGCTGACAAAGACCTGATCGTCATTGGCTTCCGGCCGCAGATGATGGTTGAAATGCGCCACCATCAGCCGTCCTGAGCCGCCGGTTTCCAGCTTCAACGCATGCATGGCCCGCAATAGCGCCACGCTATCGGGGCCGCCGGAAACGGCGACCATTACCGTCAGGTCGCGCCATTCCCCAGGAGGCCAACTCGCGGCCAAATGTCGCTCGGGCGATCGTGTTTTACCAGTTTCCATTTAAGTTTCTGGTGCGGAAAAGGCCGATTTTTGGCCCACCCATCGGTAGGACAAGCGTTTCGACCGGTTCCAGCCGCTAAATTCAGCGTCGGAAAAGGTTGCTGCCGCCGGTCGAAGGCCATAATCCCGTTGCAGTTTAAGCCAACTTTGATATTCTAACAGTAGGTGGTTCAAGCGCGGCCGAGGAGCGCATGCTTTCGGCGGTTGCGGAATGCCACCTGACCGAGAAAACCTAAACCAGTTTGAGTGTGCGCGGAGCAGACCAAGTGGGCCAGCGGCGCGTGGACATTCGCTTCGGTTTTCCCAATTGTGATTCAATGTGCCTGTGAGAACGAGCTAACCAAATCTCAAGGTCGGTGAGCAGATGGAGTGGTTGCTTTTCATCTGGAGTTTTCTGCAGGGCATTTTGCCTGGCGGAAAGCTTTCGTCACCCCTGTTCGCCTGGCGGCCGACGGAATTTGCTCCCGCGCAAAACAGCCTGACGACATTTCCCCGCCGATCTTTTGTTGGTTGGATGCAACAAGCCCCGGAATATCACTTGTGTGCGCGTCCCCCTGGTGCGGCGCACGAAAACGGCGAAACGGCGATCCGTGGGGAGCGATCAACCGCCGGACCATTTTTTCGCTGGTGATTAAATTTCGCTTGGGCAACTGCGGCCAGACGAGCAGCTTCCTGTTTGTCGGCCACGTTTCTTGAGGCCATCAATTGGCAAACCGCGGCGTTATGCTTGTCGCCGATGGCAGCGGCTTGGTCCAGCGCTGGCGGCCTTGTCGTAGTCTGCAGCAGCGGCAGACACGCCCGCACTCAAATGCCAAACATACGCACAGAGGGAGCGAGCGAACATGCCTTCCGAAGCCGTAGTTGTAATTATTGTGGCGGTGCTGGCTGCCGGCCT
This Pirellulales bacterium DNA region includes the following protein-coding sequences:
- the tilS gene encoding tRNA lysidine(34) synthetase TilS; translation: METGKTRSPERHLAASWPPGEWRDLTVMVAVSGGPDSVALLRAMHALKLETGGSGRLMVAHFNHHLRPEANDDQVFVSDLAAQLKLPIFHGEMDVACLAKLQGDGLEAAAREARYEFFQRAAECQGARYVATAHTADDQVETVLFNILRGTGLAGVAGMPRARALGPAVSLIRPWLEVRHGEVVQYLDKLGQRYRVDPTNACHDFARNRLRHELLPLLREKYNSKIDGALRRLSQLAGDAQQLIERLAKELLDRCLVSAQNSEVRLNLAPLENVDRHLQREMFVALWRRSGWPLQSMGFTEWNALAQMAQAPESGGNHLSASKRVFPGNVVVTSRSGELLLARPSS